The Candidatus Rokuibacteriota bacterium genomic sequence CTGCGCCACGGTGCCGTCGTCGAACGTGAGGAGCAGCGTCCCCCAGTCCTCCACGTCCGCGCCGACGACAGTGTTGAGGAAGGGCCGCCCGGCCGCCGTGAAGGCCGCCGTCTCGGTGAGCTGGGCGGTCTCGGCCATGACGGCGCGCGGGCGCACGGGCCGGCCGCGGAGCCGGCGCCCTTCGTCGACCTTCAGGTAGAGCGCGGCGCCGAGCGGGTGGCATCCCTTGCCGATGAGCGAGCCGCCGCCGCCCGTCTCCCAGCGCTTGTTGATGGGCGCGTGCGTCCCGCCATGGCTTTCCTCGCCGACAATGCGAAGAATGGGACCACCCGCAGCGGTGAGCAGGCGCCGCGCCCGCTGGATGGGCGGGGCGTAGACCCAGTTCTCCGCGTAGCAGAGCCGGACCCCGGCCTCCTGGCAGGCGGCGATGATCTCGTCGCAGGATGCCAAGGCGCGGCGGAGCATCTCGGCCCGCGGGGTCGCGGGCGGGGCGAAGCAGCCCGTGAGCGGCTTCTCGATGATCACGTGCTTGCCGGCCCGGGCCGCCGCGACGGCCAGCGGCGCGTGGAGCGACGTCGGGACGCAGAGGTCGACCACGTCCACGTCGGTCGCGGCAAGCACCTCCTCGGCGCTGGCCGCCACCGTGCTGACGCCGAACTCCGCGGCGAACCGCGCGGCCCGTTCCGGCCGGGCTGCCGCGACCCGCGTGAGCGCCACGTCCACGCCGCGGACCTGATGATAGGCCTCGGCGTGCAGCCGCGCCGAGAAACCGGCCCCGATGAAGCCAACCCTGAGCGTCGAGCCGCCGGCCTTCACCGCCCGAGTCTCGCCGGGCTCCCGCACCTTGTCAATCTAGGAAGCGCGAGCGTAACAAGACGCTCTCTCGGTGAAACTCTAGGTATCGGCGCTGGCCTTGGGAAAAGCTTCCAACATTGAATATGCGTGAGGTATTGAGGCCCATGCGGGCCAGCGAGTCCGCGTGCGCAACTGGTGAGATCAGAACATCGCCATTGTCTTCGAACCCGATGAACCCACGGTCAAAGAGGTGGTCTGCATTCGGGGTCAAGAGCAGTCCATTCTCGCCGTCCAGCCGCTCTGCGTTGGTAGCGTCGCGCCAGGGCTTGCAGTGACTGGCCCTCAAGTGTTCTTCGCGGTTGACGCCGGTGATCCGACACGCGCTTTCTATCTGCATTACGCGCTGCTTGAATAAGCCTTGGCCACGACGCGCCAGCACAACTGCCTGCCGCTCGGTTTCGGGTATCCCGAGATCTTCGCGTAGCCGACTCATTTCGTGCTCTTCCCACTGGATCAAGCCAATCGCCGGCTGGATCGGCAGTTCCTCGCCAACGCGATACCCTCCTATAAGGTTTCGAGCCTCAATCTCAATCAGATCGATCAGCGAGGACGCGAGTGTATCCGGCAATAGGGTCAGGTAAATGTTTTGCAGTCCACCCCCGGTGGGTCGTAAAGGCGAATAGCGCGTGGGCAAAAGGGGTGTCAGCACGCCCATGTGATCGGCGGGGCGGATCGGCAACTGCAACTCGGTGAATCGCACATCGACTCGCCAACCGATGGTTCCCCAATAGGCACCCACCTCGCCGAATTCAAGCGGCTTTGGTGCCTCATAGGCGCGCGAGGCGACAAAGCCTATCGCCTTGATCCATGTATCCGCGAAAGAGAGCACTACATCGCCGGGCGCAACTTCGCGCATAAAGTCGTAGAACGGATTACGGCGGCCGTTAGCATTTCTCTTGGGTGACCACAGATAACCCCCGCGCACCTCGTGACGATAGGTTTGATTCTGGTTAACCCACCAGTAGCGCACGCCGCTCGACCCCCAAGAAATACGCTGGCGCATGGGACGGACGAAGGCTGCTCCCTCGACCCCGCGCCGTGAGATCCGGCGGGCGGGATACGACCCTCCCTTCCACCCCGTCGTCGTACGGGCGGCCCTCGCCCTCGACAACTGGCACGGTCGTGACGCTGAGCGGCATCTCTGGCACGTCCGCAGGCTTGAAGATGCCCTGCGCCGCGATCAGCGGCACGCGCTGCCCTTCGAACTCGAAGCCTTTGGCAAGAACCTCGCGCAACAGCACCTCGTCCCCATGGAGCCCCGTTTGCTCCCTGAGGAACTGAAAAGCCCGCGCGCGGATCCGGATATCGAGATCTGCCTCAGCCATTGAAGATGATATCCGCGTGCCACTCCAAGACCTCCCGACTCGGCTGATCGCGCGGATCCTTGGGAACCCACACGTCGACACGATCCAGCTGGAAGTAGTGCTCGCCGTTATGAAACTCTGCTTTCAGTTTTCGACTCACACGAAAATGATGGTCCGGTGTCACGGTCACATAACCGCGATCAAATAGAGTGTGGATGTCTGATCGCAAGAGCAACCCGTTATCTATCCGGTGGGTAGCGCCTCTTGCAACCGGCTGAATGTGCGCGGCCTCCAGCACTGGTAGGACCTTTCCCCGGGTCACAGCGCACCGGCGTTGGTAGGTATCGGTAATCATCACCTGGAACGTGCCTTGTCCGAGCCGCCGTCTCACCCAGGCCTCCGTCCACTCGACCGGTTGGGCCGGCTCGGCAACACGTTGACCTGAAGCTGGCAGACGACTCATGACTGCCTGCCATAAGACCCGTCCCTCTGGCGAGTCAAGGCCGTAGCCCTTTCCCTGGACGGTCGAGCTTTGAAATCTCCGGGAGGCAGAATCCAATCTCTGTCCGTAAAAAAGAAGGGGGCCTCAAGGAGGATACATCCGATCTCATACCGTTCGTTCGGGGTTGTTGGCCCTTGCGATACTTCTCAATCCGACGACGCATCTCATCGTAGGAACGAGCGCCATTTTTCTCGCCGAAGGCATCCCAGGCTAACCGGGAGTCCAAGATTGACGAGTGCGCGAACATTCCCCCGCCAACGATTTTGTTCTCGGGATAATGGAGCTTGAAGAGGAAGGGCTCGCCAGGCTTCAGCGTTCTGAACAGCCGGTCGCCGCCGGGCTGCCAGAAGTTCACCTCGTCCAGGTCGGGGCGGTCCCGCAGGAAACGGTACCAGTCCCGGTCCGTGACGGCAACATAAGCGCGCACGGGCGGGATTCTAGCAGAGTCGAGCTTGTTCCATTTTGTGGACCGACCCGCCGTATTCCCACTTCTTAGAGCTATGAAAGATGCTGAAACTGACTACCTTGGCCGGGTTTCTGCCACTCTCGGGCACCGGTGCTGTCAGTCATCGTCTGCTGGCTGACAGCTTCTCCTGATGCCGCCACCCAAGTAGCTGATTTGTGGAGGGTGGCTCCTGGCACTCGGCTTGCCCCTCTTGTGACCATGTGGCAGTCGTTTAGATGGTTGATCGGCGTGGCCGCAATCGTCGTCTCGGTCCTACGGCTCGCGCGCTGGCTTCTCGTCCCGGCGCCGGTGCTTCCGTTCGATCCAGTCGCCTACGACCAGCAGCGCGTGCGTGTTGAGGGCGCCGTGACAGCCCTCAAATCGACCGTCTCGCATCGCGGCAATCCGTACTATTTCTTTGTCCTCGACACCAGGCGCGGCACAGTCGTCGTATTCAAGTTCGGCTCACCGAGATGTGCCGAGGGGCAGCGTGCCGCGGTCGAGGGTGTCTTCCATCATGTGTATCAGCGGGGCGGCAAGACGTTCACAGATGAAATCGACGCGGAGTTTGTCAGCTGCGAGTAGCGGGCTGCCCTTTGATCCTAACCGTCTGACGTTCCGCCGATCACCCTAGCCGTTCGGTAACACCTACTGGCCAAGTGTCAGTACCTCCCGGTCACCGGAATCGTCAATCAGTGACGAGTGCCAGGACGTCCCGGTCGGTCGTGGAACCCACGGCGTGGGACGGCATAGGGCAGCTCTGCAAGCAGAGGTTGATCGTGCGGCGCGCGGCGACGAAGGGCATAACAACGCAGCCGTTGGGCGTCCAGATCGAATTCACAGCGCACCAGGCGAGACGACCACATGGGGTCCACGTCGAAAGTATGACCAAGGACGTTGACCGCCCCTCGCTCGGTAGTGCGGCGAACGTAGATCAGCACGCCGCGAGGGTGGGTCTGCAAGTCGAGCTGCCAGGTGAGCGGCATGGGGCGGCGCGCGGGAGCCGCTTCAATCCGGGGGGCGGACCGCTGTCGCGCGGCGGCCACGTATCGAGCGGAGCGCTCTTGAAGGGCCACCAGGCTCTCGTGCTCGAACCGGATCCACACCTTAGTCTGCCAGCGGCCATTGAAGGCTTCGATTGCCGCCTGAAAGCCGAGTCCGCGGGGCGGCGCAAACACGGGAACGACCCCGAGGCTCAGGCACATCCGCATCACGCGGCCGATCGAGTCCTGATGCTGATGGGCACCCTAAGAGATCGTGAGGTTGTCGAATTGCGCGTACGCGGGCAAGCCGACCGCGCGCCAGTGCTCCAGTACCGCATCGACTGCCGCCCGGGCACTTACGATGGGCATCGGCCAGGACTGCACGAGGCCCCCATGCAGAGAGATGGCGTTGAGAATCTCAACGTGGGGCCCTCGCCGAATGGCGAGTCCTTCGATGATGTCGAAGCTGTCGACCTCGGCTTGGCCACGCGCGACGGCCGGCAGGTACCAGCCCAACGGCCGGGGCGGGCGGCGTACACGTCGACGTCCATCCAATGCCCCACGCCGGTCCAGAATGCGGCCGATGGTACGCAGCGAGGGCACCGCCGGCTGCGCCCAACTCATCAGCTCGGCGTGAATGGCGGCGGCACCAAATTCCCCCAGGTCGCTGACGTCTTTCAGTTGTTGTCGCACCTCGAGCACGAGATCCTCGACGCTCCTCGGCGTCCGTCGTGTCCCGTGCGGCTGAGAAGATCGATCCTGCCAGTCCAAGCGATCGAGCTCCTGCCCCCGAGCACGCCCTACCCACAACTGCACCGTGGCCAGACTCACCCCCCATCGGCGCGCAACTTGCCGCAGGCCGCTGCCCGCATGAACCGCGGCCACCATGTCTCGCCGCCACTTCTTCGCCGCCCCTTTTTTGCCATCGCCTCTCCCTCGCCCCAGACTTTTCCGCGATCATACCGACCGGCAGGTCTTGGCATCTCGGTGACCGGGAGGTACTGACACTTGGCCCGCTGCATGCGCCCGTTTCCGTGCGGCCTTTGACCCGCTCTCAACCGCGTGCGGCCGCATGGGGGGACCGGCGGTGTTGCCTGCCCTTCCAATGCTGAAGTGTACGCAGTGCCTTGAGCGTCTCCCCCACCTTTCCCTCGGCGAGACGCAGGTCGTAGAGGCTTTGAAGGTTGAGCCAGAATTCGGGGCTCGTGCGGAAGAAATGACCGAGGCGTAGCGCGGTATCGCCGGTGATGGCGCGCTGGCCATTCAGGATTCCGGTAACGCGATTAGTCGGTACCTTCAGCTGGCGCGCGAGCTCGGCAGCGCTCATGTGGAGCGCCTTCAGTTCTTCGGCGAGATGCTCGCCAGGGGGAATTGCGATGCGTGCCATGTGTTTCTCCCTAGTGATAGTCTACGATTTCGACATTGACCGGCCCGGCCGAACCGTCTGGCTACTCGAAACAGATCCGCCACTGGTCGTTAATGCGAATGCTGTACGGGCCCTCCCGGTCGCCGCTCAGCGCTTCAAAACGGTTGCCCGGCAAGCCAGCAAGGTCCTCGAGTGCCGCGGCCGCCTCGAGACGGTCGAGCTTGAGTTGCGCGGACCGCTCAATCGCGGAGAACGCCTTGACTCGCTTACCGGCGGCGAAGGCTCTGGTTCGTTTGTCCCGATACCCCAGGATCATTTCGAATGGTAGCGAGAAGTATGCGTTACGTCAAGCGTAACTACTGGGAGCCAGAGGGCAGCGCGCGCGACGCTCCGGTTAGCCCGTCGGACGTGAGGCACCAGCGTCTACTGCTGCCCAAGTTTCCCTGCGCTCCCGCGCCTTGTCAATGTCGCTGCGCGGATACATTTGCGGGCCCGGGTCGAACCATGCATTGGTGACTCAGGCCGCAAAAGGCCGGCACGTGCCAGATCTGGCGATCGCGTGGGTTGTAGTAGTTGGTGTTGAGCTTGTGCTCGTACAGGGGCTGGCCGCAGGCCGCGCAGCGGTTGTCATTGGCGCAGCGGCAGTGGACGGTCATCAGTTTGGCGAAGAACTGAGGGGATGGGTCGAGGCAGTTCCCTCGCCACTCGCTGCACACCGGGCACCGCTCGAGACCGCGGGGCGCGCCTTCAGGACCGGCACCCGCTAGTCGGGCCACATCATCGGCATTAGCCTCGCGGCCACCCTTGGTCAGGTCGCCGAGCGCGTAGCCGATCTTCACGACGGACGCGTCGAGGCCGCGCTGCCGCGCCCGGAGATCCGCCGTATCAGGCCATGTCGCCGAGGGCTTGAGCCGGCCAGTGATGCGGACGCCGCCCCGGGGTGGCTTCGGGTCCAGCCGATCGATGCCGTCGGCGCTGATGTACAGGGCCCTCTCGGGTCCGATCACCAGGCACACGTCGAGTCGGTTGGCGCGCCACTGGGCCCTGGCGAGCAGCGAAAGTTCGAGCTCGCCCGAGCCGCCTGGCAGGAGCGTGATGTGATACAGCGTCGGTACCACCCGCGTGACGAGGTACGGGAAACCGTCGAAGAGCGGCAGCTGCGCAGCGGGAGTGGTCAATGCGGTGGCCATGGTGTTCCTCCTTTGGCGGGAGCACGCGGCCTCTGATGCGGTGGGGCTAGACACACCGAAGCCCCGCAGGCGCGGGGCTCGCGCCGTCCTTGCCCTCTTCGGGCCGCATCGCCCGCTCTCGCGGGCACCCACCCGGCTACGGCTTCGGGTTGGGGAGGCGCCGTACTCGACGCCTGCTCTTGATGCTATGTGCTGCCAGAGTACTCGAAGTCGCCGATTCACTCAAGATCCTTCAACCGATGTATCCAATCCACGGCATTGGCGTGACACCGGCCGAGTGCTACTCAGGTGCGAGGCTCTGGCGCTTGCAGATCCCGAACGAGGATCGTGCTGTCATCGACCCGGCGAAACTTCACGGGTACTTGCTCTCGCGCAATCATCCGGTCGGCCGGTTCAAGGCGGCATTCTTTCTGACGCTCGGATACTCTTCGGAGGGCTGGCGCCAGCTCGAGGCGGACCTCCGGAGCCAGCACCTCTCTCAAGATGCCACGCGCCGGGAGCAAACTCGGTACGGCCAGAAATACGCGATCCGGACTAGACTGGTTGGGCCATCGGGGAGCTCGGCGGAAGTGGTAGGCGTCTGGGTCGTGCGTACAGGCGAGGAGTTCCCCAGATTCCTGACGGCCTATCCGGAGGGCGACAGATGAGGTACCAGGTTCTCGATACCATCGTTCTCGATCGTGACCTCGCCGAGCATGGGTTGCGCAAGGGCGACCTCGGCTCGGTGGTCGAAGTCTACGAGCCAGACGGGCTCGAGGTCGAGTTTGTGACCGCGTCCGGGCGAAGCGCAGCGCTGTTGACGCTGACCGGCCGGGACGTGCGCCCTGTATCAGATGACGATTTGGTATCTGTCAGGCCGAAGGCATCAACTTCGGGCTAGATGTCGGAGACGCTCCAAGAGCTTCACCAAACCCCACGTGTCCTGGTGGCAGTAGCGGAGGAGATCGCTCCGCAGTTGGTCCTTGGCTTCCGGCGTCAGCTCGGCCTCCTGGAACAGCAGCCGCTCGAGCTCGAAACTAGCCGTCTCGCCGTCGCCGATCGGCAAGGTGTCGTAGCGGAGCTCGGGCACCATGGCCGGCAGGACGCTCTTGAGGCCGAAGCTGCCGCCGAAGTCCGGGTGATAGACGTGATTGCGCACCACTGGGAGTAGATCCACCAGCCGGTCCGCGATGCTTCGAAGCGGCCCAGCCAGCGCGGGCAGCGCGTCGGCCATCCTCACGAGACATCCGCGCTCGAACCCCGCGTTGTAGGCCACCACACTGCGCCCGGGCTCACAGGCGCGGATCAGCCGCTCGGCCAGCGCCGGGCGCGGATCGCCGGGCCCCCCGGCCAGCCACTCGTGGTGGGTGACGCGGCCGCTGCCGTCTTCCGCGTGGCAGCTGAACTGGACGGGCACCTGGTCCCAGGGATGGCACCCGTTCCAGACTGGAATGGGCAGGCCGACGGTCTCGAAGTCCAGAAAGGCCAGGGGCGGCTGGAAGGCTCGGAGCGCCGCGGCCAATCCCGGTTCGACGATCAATTGCCCCGCTTGGACAGCGCGACGCTGCCTGTCCTGGATGGCTCTGAGCTGGATGTCCTCGGGCAGGTCGTGAATCGTCGCATAGCCCTGCTCCTCGAGCAGCAGAGCCCGGCGGCCGGCAGAGTAGAGCGTGCTGACGTGATGGGGCGGGAGCGCCGGCCAGCAGCGGGCCATGAAGGGACACTCGTAGGGTTTCTTGCAGTGCTCGCCGATCGCCACGTTGGGGAGCGGGCCGGCCAGCATCATCAGCTGGTGCTGGATCGCGCCGGGCATCGCCTCGAGCGCGTCGTGGGCCTGCGCTGTCACGTCCGCGCGGGTGAAGAGATTGCTCAGGTCCGGATACGCGCAGGCCCGATTGAGGTGCATGATCTCCAGCCGCGAGGCCTCCACCCCGCGGTGACCGAGCACGTGCGCCTGCACCGCCACATCCGGCAGGTGCTGCACCTTCACGCTGGTCGTAGACTTCACTTCGATGACGCTGGCGCCCTCCGATCGGCTCTCCAGGATGTCCACCGAGACGAAGACCTGGCTGGCGCGGAACGAAGCCTCGTAGATGACCGGCGTTCTTTGCTGGAGGGCCGCTGTGGTGGCCGCAATGCGCTCGGCGTAGGCGTTGTACGGCAGATCGATCAGCGTGCCGCCGGGCACATAGGTGCGCGCCACCTCGCCCACCTGGGTACCTTCGTCGAACACGGCCTGCAGGGCCTCGTCCGGCTGCAGCTCCGGCGCGGTGGGCTCGTGCACGGTCCACCAGAGCCGCTTGTGGCACTGGAGGCCCGCCATCACGCGGGACTTGGAGAGACGTATGGCGCCGGGCGGCATGGCAGGAGCATAGGGCACGCGCGGCGGGGATGTATCCAATTCGAGGCATTGGCCTGACACGGTTCGAATGCTAAGGGGAGGTATGTCGGCAACGATTCGGCTCTTGACGCGCAGGGCAGGTCTGCTAGACACTGTTGGTACTTCCTCCCCGCTCGACATGCCGAAAGGCCTCGGGCGGGGTTATTTCTTTCCGACCGTCCGTCCCGCCGATGCCCGCTGAGCCTGCGATAAGGCGCGCTGTGGCTTTCATCGATGGCCAGAACCTCTTCCACTCAGCACGCGCGGCCTTTGGCCACACCCATCCGAACTATGATGTGCTCGCCCTAGCAGACCGTCTGTGCCGGCTACAGGGATGGCAGCTGGCCCAGGTGCGCTTCTACACGGGCATCCCGGCCAGAACCGACGACCCGCGCTGGCACCGGTTCTGGTCCGCCAAGCTCGCTGTGATGGGACGCCCTGGCGTCCACGTCTACTCCCGGCCTCTCCGATACCGCACCAAGACGGTACGTCTCCCGAATGGGATGGTGCTCACGTTCATGGCAGGCGAGGAGAAGGGCGTGGACGTCAGGATCGCGCTCGACGTCATCCGTCTCGCTCATCGGGACGGGTACGACGTGGCAGTGCTCTTCAGCCAGAATCAAGATCTTTCCGAGGTCGCCGAGGAAGTCAGGATCATTTCCGCGGAGCGGCGCCGCTGGCTCAAGATTGCTTGTGCCTTCCCCTCCAGCTCTACTAGCCGCAGTCGGCGCGGTATCGACAAGACCGATTGGATAAGGATCGACTGGGCCACCTATGATGCCTGCCTCGACAGCCGGGACTACCGGTAGCCGTGGTCAGGTCTTGCAATCCGACATCCGGCCTCGGCAGATGGTCGATCGCCGCGGCGAAGTCCCGCGAACAGTGTAGGAAAGCAAAACCTGACCCTCGATCTCCTTGCGCGGGAGGACAATTGTCTATACATTATCCGGGTGCGGTTTGAGTGGGATCCGCGGAAGGCGGATGCGAACCTCCGCGCTCACGGGATTGGCTTCGCGGAGGCCGTCACGGTCTTGGAAGACTCCTTCGCTCTGACCCGTGAGGATCCCGACGCCGTGGGAGAGCAGCGGTTCGCGACGCTGGGTTTGAGCGACCAGGCGAACCTGCTGGTGGTTGTATACGCGTACCGGGAGCCAGACATCGTCCGAATGCTCTCCGCGTGGAGGGCGAACAAGCGTCAGAGGGGGCTCTATGAAAAGGCTCGTAGCTGAGAGGTATCGCGACCTAGATTTCTCGCGCGGGAAGCGCGGCCCGGTGATCAAGCCCGAGCCCGGCAAGACGAAGATTTCGATCCGGCTTGACAACGCCGTGCTCGAGCACTTTCGCGACTTGGTACACAAGGCCGGCGGCGGCAACTATCAGACATTGATCAACGACGCGCTCCTCGAGCACATCCAGCGGCGTTCCACCCTCGACGCCGTACGGCAGGTCGTCCGGGAAGCGCTCGCGCCCTATGGGCCCGCGCGGGGGAATCAGGACACGCGAAGCCGGAAGCGCCCGAGAGGGCGACGTCGAGTGGCTGGATAAGGAGAAACCCATCCCCACCATGATGCTCGGCGGTAGCCGGGCTTGCGGCAAAGGCGGCGGCCATGGAATGCGTGGTTTGTAAGCGCGGCGAGACTCGCCCGGGCACTGCGACGGTCACGGTGAAACGCAACTCCACGGTCTTGGTGATCAAGGGGGTCCCCGCCGAATCTGCGCCAATTGCGGTGAGGAGTACGTCGGTGAAGCCACGACGGCGCACCTGTTGCGCACCGCTGAAGAGGTGTCACGCGCAGGCGTTGAGGTAGACGTTCGCGAGTACGTGGGCCCGTGAGCCTACGACCGCGTCAGCTCCGCCCTAGATATCGGAGACGCTCCAAGAGCTTCACGAGCCCCCACGTGTCCTGGTGGCAGTAGCGGAGAAGATCGCTCCGGAGCTGGGCCTTGGCCTCCGGCGTCAACTCACCCCCCTGGGAAATCAGCCGCTCGAGCTCGAGGCTGGCCGTCGCGCCGTCGCCGATCGCCAGGTTGTCATAGCGGAGCTCGGGCACCATGGCCGGCAGGACGCTCTTGAGGGTGAAGCTGCCTCCGAAGTCCGCGGGATCGACGTGATTGCGCACCAGCGGTGACAAGTCCACCAGCCGATCCGCGATGCTTCGAAGCGGCCCAGCCAGCGCAGGCAGCGCGGGGTGGCATGGGAGGAGCATGGGACAGGCGCGCAGCGGGCCGCAATTGCCTCGTGGAAGAGATGCCCCGGTGAAAGGGCTCGCCCCGGCTACCATAGCCGCATGGCTCATCGGAGATCGCCTGCTACCGTTGCGGACCCCGCGCTCCTCGAGCGCGTCAAGGGAATCGTCCGCCGGGTCCTCGGCCACACGCCCGCCGATGTGTATCTCTTCGGATCCTGGGCCCGCGGGGCGCAGCGCCCCACAAGCGACATCGACGTAGCCATCGAGTCGGCGGAACTACTGCCTCGCGCCCTGCTCGCTTCCCTGCGGGAGGCGCTCGAGGAGAGCACCATCCCCAATCGCGTCGACGTGGTGGACCTGGCCGAAACGGATGTTGCGTTTCGCGACCGCGTTCACCGCGAGGGCATCCGTTGGATCCCCTCCGGCCGCGCCGATGACCGAAACCTCACGTCCCACACGTACAACGAGGGCCTCGCCGAGGCGATCTTCAAGAGGGCGCCGGGGCACTTGGCCACCCTCGAGGCGTGGTTGGGAGCGATGCAGAACCGGCTGCCGGCCAAGCCCTAGGCAGGCGGCGCAAGCCAGTTCACTCTCTGGAGGTCCTGGACAGCTCCACGCTGCCCCGAGGGTAGTAGGCCGCCGCGGTGGTGCCGCCCGGCTACTTCCGCCGCCGGGCTACGCGCCGCTCGAGAGCCGCGCCCCAGGCGGCAAGGAAGGTCGTGAGGAAGGCGTGCTCTTTCGCCGGCTCCACCGCCAGCGGGGCCAGCGCCATGGCCGTGGCGAGGGCGACATGGTAGCCCTCGGATCGCGACGCCGTCGCGCGGCGGTAGGCCGGATGAGCCTCGTTGATCCAGACCGTCGTCTCGATCAGGCGCGCCAGCTCCGGATCGTCTGGCCGCGGCTCGAACTGGATGCTGAGCCCGTAGCGCGCCGGCTTGCGCGTGCCGCCCGCCGAGGGCAGCGCCACCTCGGATGACAGGGGCGCGGCGGGCTCCGCCACGCCGGGCGCGGGTGTCGTGGGCTCCTTGATCGGTCCGGCGTCTGCCACCGCATCCGGCGCGGCCTCGGCCGGCGCAACGGCGAGAGGGGCCGGACCGGCCACGGACTCGGGCACGCCGGGTCCCCGGCCTGTCGGCAGTGCGCGCTGGCCTCCCGCTCGGCGTTCGACGAGCGCGGCCAGGAGCGGGAATTCCTCGGCGAGGTCCACGAGCACCGCCTCGAGGTCGCGCTCCACGGGCCGCGCCGCGCGCCGGCGCGCTTCGGCGCCCGCCTCGCGGAGGTCGCCCCATTCGGCGAGCTGGCGCGCCACGCTTTCCTGGATCGCCTTGCGGTAGGCAAGGTAGACGGCGCCGCGCGGGCCCGTCCGGATGAAGTCGGCCTTGTTGAGCGTGAGCGCCTGGGCCAGCGCGGGCACCTCGATCAGCCCGCCGACCCGGTCCGGCGAGGACGGCGCGAGACCGAGCCACTCCCAGCCGCGCTTGATCACCTTCCCGAATGTGCTGATGGCGAGGCCGCGGCGCTCTTCTCGAAGCGGCAGCCGGTCGCGTACCAGATAGCCCGACGCTGCGGGCTTCCGCTTCCGCGGCAGGCGCACGGCGATGGACGCCCGCTCCGGCGCCTGCCACGCCTCGGGCGCGAGCGGCCGCCCGTTGACGGCGAAGCGCACGCCGCGAGGGTAGTGCTCGGCCAGGATCTCCGACAGGTCCGGATCGAGCAGCGGCTGGAAGTGCCGTCGGAGCGCCGCCTCGATGAAGCCGGGGTCGAGAAGCGGCGAGAGCG encodes the following:
- a CDS encoding nucleotidyltransferase domain-containing protein, which produces MAHRRSPATVADPALLERVKGIVRRVLGHTPADVYLFGSWARGAQRPTSDIDVAIESAELLPRALLASLREALEESTIPNRVDVVDLAETDVAFRDRVHREGIRWIPSGRADDRNLTSHTYNEGLAEAIFKRAPGHLATLEAWLGAMQNRLPAKP
- a CDS encoding ATP-binding protein is translated as MGETRVDLLHLLEDLRDAYPGAAEETILTEMVANAIDSGAAVLTFTADPAQSALTILDDGGGMRRRDLARYHDVAATTKVRGEGIGFAGVGIKIGLLVSEEVLTETRRARYHAATTWHLSSRHRAPWKWIPPPGLVADHGTAVRLRLKNPLSPLLDPGFIEAALRRHFQPLLDPDLSEILAEHYPRGVRFAVNGRPLAPEAWQAPERASIAVRLPRKRKPAASGYLVRDRLPLREERRGLAISTFGKVIKRGWEWLGLAPSSPDRVGGLIEVPALAQALTLNKADFIRTGPRGAVYLAYRKAIQESVARQLAEWGDLREAGAEARRRAARPVERDLEAVLVDLAEEFPLLAALVERRAGGQRALPTGRGPGVPESVAGPAPLAVAPAEAAPDAVADAGPIKEPTTPAPGVAEPAAPLSSEVALPSAGGTRKPARYGLSIQFEPRPDDPELARLIETTVWINEAHPAYRRATASRSEGYHVALATAMALAPLAVEPAKEHAFLTTFLAAWGAALERRVARRRK